One window of the Archangium primigenium genome contains the following:
- a CDS encoding SDR family NAD(P)-dependent oxidoreductase codes for MDTGLGGKGVLVTGGAGGIGSAVVRAFAEEGARVAVHYHRSEDNARALAAEVAGVALRADLTAEADVDALVPEAVKALGRLDVLVANAGVWPAPDEPVWSMSLARWRQTLAENLDSVFLCCRAFLRHVESTGTGNIVLIASTAGLFGEAGHADYAAAKGALASGFLKSLKNEIARIAPQGRVNTVCPGWTAVPRNQDKLGDTAFVHRVTRTMPLRKLGRPEDVARTVVSLASDRVSGHVTGEVITVAGGMEGRVLNEA; via the coding sequence ATGGACACGGGGCTCGGCGGCAAGGGCGTGCTCGTCACCGGGGGCGCGGGCGGCATCGGAAGCGCCGTGGTGCGCGCCTTCGCCGAGGAGGGCGCGCGGGTGGCGGTGCACTACCACCGGAGCGAGGACAACGCGCGGGCGCTCGCCGCGGAGGTCGCCGGCGTGGCGCTGCGCGCGGACCTCACCGCCGAGGCGGACGTGGACGCGCTCGTGCCCGAGGCGGTGAAGGCCCTGGGCCGGCTGGACGTGCTGGTGGCCAACGCGGGCGTGTGGCCGGCGCCCGACGAGCCCGTATGGAGCATGTCGCTCGCGCGCTGGCGCCAGACGCTGGCGGAGAACCTGGACAGCGTCTTCCTGTGCTGCCGCGCCTTCCTGCGCCACGTGGAGTCCACGGGCACGGGCAACATCGTCCTCATCGCCTCCACCGCGGGCCTCTTCGGCGAGGCGGGACACGCGGACTACGCCGCGGCCAAGGGCGCGCTCGCGAGCGGCTTCCTCAAGAGCCTCAAGAACGAGATCGCGCGCATCGCGCCACAGGGCCGGGTGAACACCGTGTGCCCGGGCTGGACGGCGGTGCCGCGCAACCAGGACAAGCTCGGGGACACCGCGTTCGTCCACCGGGTGACGCGCACCATGCCCCTGCGCAAGCTGGGCCGCCCCGAGGACGTCGCGCGCACCGTGGTGTCGCTCGCGTCCGATCGCGTCTCGGGCCACGTCACCGGCGAGGTCATCACCGTCGCCGGGGGCATGGAAGGCCGCGTGCTCAACGAGGCCTGA